One part of the Syntrophorhabdaceae bacterium genome encodes these proteins:
- the thrC gene encoding threonine synthase produces the protein MKKITYYSTNNKDYRVTFEEALLEGMAPDYGLYMIARDEIPKITMDKIKAMKGKSYSEIAFEVLSLYLAGEIPEKKLRELLEDAYREDKIPTDVEHITGNIYIMWLTKGPTYSFKDYAARFFGRTLNYFLGEKGLKRVVVVATSGDTGGAVADALWGLDNVENIVFFPGGSISEGQRRQMTTLGKNIYAFQVNGDFDVCQALAKKILGDKGFALEVFGDRDRFTSANSISLGRLLPQAVYPFYALSGIEGGFEGFIASVPSGNFGNMMGTVIAKQMGLPVSKIICGVNENTEFPDFLESGIYTVRPSIKSPSSAMIVSHPSNLARLIDFYGGHMFDERDPKTGQVIKPGVIDKMPNLDEMRRDLFSVGVTNPQHYETMREVYKKYGVILDPHGAVGWRSLEIYLENFYGSQYDQPAVIYETADPGKFPDDVEKAIGITPELPPGIKKQISMEERIYTIESEPLKTEKGLQLSDDQIEEAKEKIRAIFKGE, from the coding sequence ATGAAGAAGATTACATATTATAGCACAAACAATAAGGATTATAGGGTTACTTTTGAAGAGGCGCTCCTTGAAGGTATGGCACCTGATTATGGTCTCTATATGATTGCCAGAGATGAGATACCGAAGATTACCATGGATAAGATTAAGGCAATGAAAGGTAAGTCATACAGCGAAATTGCCTTTGAAGTCTTGTCCCTTTATCTTGCCGGAGAGATACCTGAAAAAAAACTAAGGGAACTCCTGGAAGATGCATATAGGGAAGATAAGATACCTACAGATGTCGAACACATCACAGGCAATATATATATAATGTGGCTAACTAAAGGGCCTACATATTCATTTAAAGACTATGCAGCCCGTTTTTTTGGCAGAACATTAAACTATTTTCTCGGTGAAAAGGGCCTAAAAAGGGTTGTTGTGGTTGCCACAAGCGGGGATACAGGCGGTGCAGTGGCAGATGCCCTATGGGGACTGGATAATGTAGAGAACATTGTGTTTTTCCCAGGGGGTTCTATAAGTGAAGGCCAGAGAAGACAGATGACAACCCTGGGAAAAAATATATATGCCTTTCAAGTAAACGGTGATTTTGATGTATGCCAGGCATTGGCAAAAAAGATCCTTGGTGATAAGGGGTTTGCCCTTGAGGTCTTTGGTGATAGGGATAGATTTACATCTGCCAACTCCATAAGCCTGGGTCGTCTTCTTCCTCAGGCTGTTTATCCTTTCTATGCCCTTTCGGGTATCGAAGGGGGTTTTGAAGGTTTTATTGCCAGTGTCCCATCGGGAAATTTCGGCAATATGATGGGAACGGTCATAGCAAAGCAGATGGGTCTTCCAGTGTCAAAGATAATATGTGGTGTTAATGAAAATACGGAATTTCCCGATTTTCTTGAGTCGGGTATCTATACTGTAAGACCTTCTATAAAATCTCCATCTTCTGCCATGATAGTCTCTCATCCCAGCAATCTTGCAAGGCTTATAGATTTCTATGGTGGTCATATGTTCGATGAACGTGACCCAAAGACAGGACAGGTTATAAAACCAGGGGTTATCGATAAGATGCCCAATCTGGATGAGATGAGAAGGGATCTATTTTCTGTGGGTGTTACAAATCCACAACATTACGAGACCATGAGGGAAGTGTATAAAAAATATGGGGTTATACTCGATCCCCACGGCGCAGTGGGATGGAGGAGCCTTGAAATATATTTAGAAAATTTCTATGGCAGTCAATATGACCAACCTGCTGTGATATACGAAACAGCAGATCCAGGGAAATTTCCCGATGATGTGGAAAAGGCAATAGGTATAACCCCTGAATTGCCGCCTGGGATCAAGAAACAGATTTCTATGGAGGAGAGAATTTATACCATAGAGAGTGAACCTTTAAAAACAGAAAAGGGTTTACAATTGAGTGATGACCAGATAGAGGAGGCAAAGGAGAAGATAAGGGCAATATTCAAGGGTGAGTAA
- a CDS encoding metal ABC transporter ATP-binding protein, with protein sequence MSIEHIISVKNLYFSYNSADVLTDVSFDLKKGTFLGIVGPNGSGKTTLIRLILGFIKPQKGEVSIFGHPPFLFQEWHRIGYLPQKLSIIESHFPAKVKEIVSLGLLSKKRSPKRISKSDLLMIDRYLDVLGILHIKDEFIGELSGGQLQRVLIAKALINDPELLILDEPTTALDPETRERFFNLISSLNSQKKTTIIMITHDTGSIGRYAGSMLYLDKRLIFYGSFESFCKSQEMTQYFGEYSQHIICHRHDRDH encoded by the coding sequence ATGTCCATAGAGCATATTATTTCTGTAAAAAATCTCTATTTTAGTTACAATTCTGCAGATGTTCTTACAGACGTATCTTTTGACCTGAAAAAAGGCACATTCTTAGGGATTGTTGGTCCTAATGGGTCTGGCAAAACAACATTGATAAGATTGATACTCGGTTTTATAAAGCCGCAAAAGGGAGAGGTATCCATCTTCGGCCATCCACCTTTTTTATTTCAAGAATGGCACCGCATAGGATATCTACCTCAGAAATTATCTATTATAGAGAGCCATTTTCCTGCAAAGGTTAAAGAAATAGTGAGCCTTGGTTTGCTTTCTAAAAAAAGATCTCCCAAAAGGATAAGTAAGTCTGATCTGTTAATGATTGATAGGTATCTTGATGTCCTGGGCATACTACATATAAAGGATGAATTTATAGGGGAATTATCAGGCGGTCAATTGCAGAGGGTTTTAATAGCCAAGGCACTGATCAATGACCCTGAACTCCTCATTCTTGATGAACCTACTACTGCATTAGACCCTGAGACAAGGGAGAGATTTTTCAACCTCATTAGCTCTCTAAATTCTCAAAAGAAAACTACCATCATCATGATAACCCATGATACTGGTTCCATAGGAAGGTATGCAGGGTCTATGCTCTATCTGGATAAAAGATTGATTTTTTATGGTAGTTTTGAGTCTTTTTGTAAATCCCAAGAGATGACCCAATATTTTGGAGAATACTCTCAGCATATAATCTGTCACAGACATGATAGGGATCATTAA
- a CDS encoding hydrogenase iron-sulfur subunit, with product MGSEAKFKPKMLGIICNWCCYGGADLCGVSRFQYPTYIRLIRVMCSGRVDIKHILFAFLNGADGIFVGGCHINDCHYNPEGNYDALSMYNFCRKLLEHIGINPMRLRLEWVSAGEGIRFANIMNEFSREIEELGPLGKSEGLDDAELSSRIKKIIKLVPYFKLTKMKELALHTHDEDLYTKLYTSEEIDRLIKEAPSYYIDPKKCQACMTCAKRCPVSAIKSEKNKVHIIDQEKCIRCGTCLDACPPRFGAVTKIIGESVPPPISEHERTIIRKNTTTV from the coding sequence ATGGGTTCAGAAGCTAAATTTAAGCCAAAAATGCTGGGTATTATATGTAATTGGTGTTGTTATGGAGGTGCAGACCTCTGCGGCGTATCCCGCTTTCAATACCCTACTTATATCCGCCTCATAAGGGTCATGTGCTCTGGAAGGGTGGATATCAAACATATACTTTTTGCCTTTCTAAACGGTGCAGATGGTATATTTGTAGGGGGTTGTCACATAAATGACTGCCATTACAATCCAGAAGGCAATTACGATGCCTTAAGTATGTATAATTTCTGTAGAAAACTCCTGGAACACATAGGTATAAATCCCATGAGATTAAGGCTTGAATGGGTATCTGCTGGTGAAGGAATACGTTTTGCAAATATTATGAATGAATTCAGTAGGGAGATAGAAGAGCTTGGGCCTTTAGGTAAAAGTGAGGGTTTAGACGACGCTGAACTATCATCAAGGATTAAAAAAATCATAAAACTTGTTCCTTATTTCAAACTTACAAAGATGAAAGAACTTGCCCTGCATACCCATGATGAGGATCTATATACAAAACTATATACCAGCGAAGAGATAGACAGGTTAATAAAAGAAGCACCTTCTTATTACATAGACCCGAAAAAGTGTCAGGCATGTATGACCTGTGCAAAAAGATGCCCTGTATCTGCCATTAAAAGTGAAAAGAATAAGGTGCATATTATAGATCAGGAGAAATGTATAAGGTGCGGAACATGCCTTGATGCATGCCCTCCCCGTTTTGGTGCAGTCACAAAGATTATAGGTGAGTCTGTGCCACCGCCTATATCTGAACATGAAAGGACTATCATAAGAAAGAATACAACAACAGTTTAG
- a CDS encoding adenylate/guanylate cyclase domain-containing protein gives MLEGKGYLHIILITIIAILFSLFNIAIYFIDTIFYVLLQYTNLAVANFLKNFIFIYLLGLLWFAWKQWRQTENEKKKLDDTVKLVSQTQNVTEVKELYEELARVKSELARYVAPPTVEIVQEIITGRKVHPGALINVTVLFSDIRDFTRISENMNPHEVFKMLNRNISMQLKTIEEYHGIVDKLSGDEIMAVFSGPEMAENAIKCAMIIVNGFKKQEFLEDGWIGVGIGINTGPVYLGPLGSENRKQFTHIGSTVNIAARLCGQAKRFEVLFGKTTQELIAHKGFNYISMGSISLKGLSAPIEVFRLNI, from the coding sequence ATGTTGGAAGGGAAAGGATATCTTCATATAATTCTCATCACAATTATTGCCATCCTTTTTTCATTATTCAATATTGCCATCTATTTTATAGACACGATTTTTTATGTCCTTTTACAATATACGAACCTTGCCGTTGCAAACTTTTTAAAAAATTTTATATTTATCTATCTTTTAGGCCTCCTTTGGTTCGCATGGAAACAATGGAGACAAACAGAGAATGAAAAGAAAAAACTTGATGATACCGTGAAACTCGTATCACAGACCCAAAATGTAACAGAGGTTAAAGAGCTATACGAAGAGCTCGCAAGAGTAAAGTCTGAACTCGCCCGATATGTTGCCCCTCCAACAGTAGAAATTGTTCAGGAGATAATAACAGGAAGGAAAGTCCACCCAGGTGCGCTTATAAATGTCACAGTTCTCTTTTCTGATATCAGGGATTTTACCCGTATAAGTGAGAATATGAATCCTCATGAGGTATTTAAGATGCTCAATAGAAACATCTCAATGCAATTAAAGACCATTGAAGAGTATCATGGTATTGTGGATAAATTGAGTGGTGATGAAATAATGGCAGTTTTTAGTGGCCCTGAAATGGCTGAGAATGCCATTAAATGTGCCATGATAATTGTCAATGGTTTTAAAAAGCAAGAATTCCTTGAAGATGGCTGGATAGGGGTGGGAATCGGCATAAATACAGGTCCTGTATATTTAGGACCTCTTGGGTCAGAAAATCGAAAACAATTTACCCATATCGGGTCTACAGTCAATATAGCTGCAAGACTTTGTGGCCAGGCAAAAAGGTTTGAGGTCTTGTTTGGTAAAACAACCCAGGAGCTTATTGCTCACAAAGGTTTCAATTATATTTCCATGGGTAGTATATCTTTAAAGGGTTTGAGCGCCCCAATTGAGGTCTTCCGTCTGAATATTTAG
- a CDS encoding histidine phosphatase family protein, protein MRRLYILRHGETQWNREEIFRGTKDIPLNERGLKQAQMAGKYFKDKGIQGIFSSPLKRALETAQAVGRETGKNIEIVNEFTDINFGIWEGLTVEEVKRVYRDDFELWRRSPEKLSLQGAETIHMVRQRISKGLERIKQLEYETILVVTHRVICKVIVLYLLNIGNEHFWDMKFDPTSITLIERDKDRFILTFSNDTCHLKEKDGGSKIKDF, encoded by the coding sequence ATGAGGAGATTATACATACTTAGACATGGCGAAACCCAATGGAATAGGGAAGAGATATTCAGGGGGACAAAGGATATCCCCCTGAATGAAAGGGGATTAAAACAAGCCCAGATGGCAGGAAAATACTTTAAAGATAAAGGTATCCAGGGTATATTTTCGAGTCCATTAAAAAGGGCATTAGAGACTGCCCAGGCAGTAGGAAGAGAAACAGGTAAAAATATAGAAATAGTGAACGAATTTACAGATATAAACTTTGGTATATGGGAAGGCCTGACCGTTGAAGAGGTAAAAAGGGTCTATAGAGATGATTTTGAACTGTGGAGAAGGTCCCCTGAAAAACTCTCTCTTCAAGGGGCAGAGACCATCCACATGGTAAGACAGCGTATATCAAAGGGGTTAGAAAGGATAAAACAGCTTGAATACGAAACTATACTTGTGGTCACCCACAGGGTCATATGCAAGGTCATTGTATTGTATCTTCTTAATATAGGCAATGAACATTTCTGGGATATGAAATTCGACCCTACATCCATAACACTAATAGAGAGGGATAAAGACAGGTTTATCCTCACATTCAGCAATGACACTTGTCATCTTAAGGAAAAGGATGGTGGGTCAAAAATAAAAGACTTTTGA
- a CDS encoding transcriptional repressor, which produces MENEFSCTLKSLGLKVTPKRLAIMEVLAYESTYLSPEEIRSRLKNRFKNIGLPTVYRNLEDLANGGIIIKIIHPDRKLYYFYCGNREHHHHFVCILCKRVEDISFCGLEEIKKEVEISLKGHMVSHMLQVYGFCRRCLLKEVVSL; this is translated from the coding sequence ATGGAAAACGAATTCTCATGCACACTCAAATCGCTGGGATTAAAGGTAACACCTAAGAGGCTTGCCATCATGGAGGTCCTTGCCTATGAATCGACTTATTTGAGCCCAGAAGAAATAAGATCGAGATTGAAAAATAGATTCAAAAATATAGGTCTGCCTACTGTATATCGCAACCTTGAAGACCTTGCCAATGGAGGGATAATCATTAAGATTATCCATCCTGACAGAAAGCTCTATTATTTTTACTGTGGAAATAGGGAACACCACCACCATTTTGTCTGTATTCTATGCAAAAGGGTAGAAGATATTAGTTTCTGTGGCTTAGAGGAGATAAAAAAAGAGGTGGAAATCAGCCTAAAAGGCCATATGGTCTCCCACATGTTGCAGGTCTACGGATTCTGCCGAAGATGTCTTTTAAAAGAGGTGGTATCCCTATGA
- a CDS encoding dynamin family protein, with amino-acid sequence MAENRPIETFSKTASETSKEILQKIQEITQDFNIISLNRQIEACKGMLTENPLIDVAILGQFKAGKSSFINSIIGKNILPVGVIPVTTVITRIQYGRQERATVRFFDGKNLNIGLDKVEEYISEAKNTANNKNVEVVDIELPMLEPYPGLRLVDTPGLGSIFKYNTEVSEEWLPEVGAAIIAISSDRPLSENDLNLIKELMEFTPRVVILLTKADMLSNEQQMEVVRFFKDSLRREFNQDFQILLYSTIKDMELYKRWIDKLLVSLSYNRDSEFKGILQHKIRSIARQCISYLDIALKTSVSADEDREKLRKTILDEKVNYELINSELSLIARENKTHTRELISSFLNETHRERLIGKLTKKLAEDMSGWKGNLWKLTRQYEDWLMDNMVAEMDHISRADYKNFFGTLKRAHSTIARSVELFRNLLDRNIEKVLGIKPNSVNWIVDVSEPAHPDVAFTKTFDFHFDLLWFLFPMFIFRKVFERHFLKQIPRVVDIHLSRLAYQWEVRINKTIDEIKDQALEYIHNELTTIESLISQAGGNTDRIKSIRDDIAGRIESLAA; translated from the coding sequence ATGGCTGAAAATAGACCCATAGAGACTTTTTCTAAAACTGCCAGCGAGACATCTAAAGAAATACTACAGAAGATTCAAGAGATAACACAGGATTTTAATATTATATCCTTAAACCGCCAAATAGAGGCATGTAAGGGTATGCTCACTGAAAATCCACTAATAGATGTGGCTATCCTTGGTCAATTCAAGGCAGGTAAGAGTTCTTTTATAAACAGTATAATCGGCAAAAATATACTCCCTGTAGGTGTTATTCCTGTTACCACTGTTATAACAAGGATTCAATATGGCAGGCAGGAGAGGGCAACTGTAAGGTTCTTTGATGGGAAAAACCTCAACATTGGACTTGATAAAGTGGAGGAATATATATCTGAGGCAAAAAACACTGCCAATAATAAGAATGTGGAGGTTGTAGATATTGAACTGCCAATGCTTGAACCTTATCCAGGGTTGAGGCTTGTAGATACTCCTGGTTTAGGGAGCATCTTTAAATATAACACAGAGGTATCAGAAGAATGGTTACCGGAGGTAGGCGCTGCTATAATAGCCATAAGCTCTGATAGACCACTGTCAGAGAATGACCTCAATCTCATAAAAGAACTCATGGAATTTACCCCCAGGGTGGTTATACTTCTTACAAAGGCAGATATGCTCTCTAATGAGCAGCAGATGGAGGTGGTGAGATTCTTCAAAGACTCATTACGTCGTGAATTTAATCAGGACTTTCAGATACTCCTTTATTCTACCATCAAGGATATGGAGTTATATAAACGATGGATCGATAAGCTCCTTGTGAGCCTATCCTATAATAGAGATTCAGAATTCAAAGGCATACTCCAGCACAAGATCCGCTCTATTGCAAGACAATGTATAAGCTACCTGGACATTGCACTTAAGACCTCTGTAAGTGCTGATGAGGATAGAGAAAAGCTGAGAAAAACCATACTCGATGAAAAAGTAAATTATGAATTGATAAATTCTGAACTTTCACTCATTGCCAGAGAAAACAAAACCCACACGAGAGAGCTTATCTCATCGTTTCTCAACGAAACACACAGAGAAAGGCTTATTGGGAAGCTCACTAAAAAGCTCGCAGAGGACATGTCAGGATGGAAGGGTAATCTCTGGAAACTTACAAGGCAATATGAAGATTGGCTTATGGATAATATGGTTGCCGAGATGGACCATATTTCCAGGGCAGATTATAAAAATTTCTTCGGGACTTTAAAGAGGGCACACAGCACCATAGCCAGATCTGTGGAACTATTTAGGAATCTATTGGATAGGAATATCGAAAAGGTTCTTGGCATTAAACCTAATAGTGTCAATTGGATAGTGGATGTATCAGAACCTGCCCACCCTGATGTGGCATTTACAAAGACCTTTGATTTTCATTTTGACCTACTGTGGTTCTTGTTTCCCATGTTTATATTCCGTAAGGTCTTTGAAAGACACTTTTTAAAACAGATACCCAGGGTTGTGGACATTCACCTATCCAGGCTTGCATATCAATGGGAGGTTCGCATAAACAAAACCATAGATGAGATTAAAGACCAAGCCCTTGAATATATCCATAACGAACTTACAACCATTGAGTCGCTCATCTCCCAGGCAGGTGGCAATACAGATAGGATAAAATCAATAAGGGATGATATTGCAGGCAGGATTGAGTCACTTGCAGCATAA
- a CDS encoding metal ABC transporter permease produces MDIIDFLNHGFIQRALIAGVFIAILCSTLGVFLVLRNLSYIGDGLSHVTFGSVALGILFKTYPLYVAIPVVMLGALAIMKIKEKTRLFSDATIGIISSLGVASGVFISSVAGGLNIDLFSYLFGNILAINKGEVIISIVMSLCIVMLIRVLYHELLYITFDEDSARVSGINVTKINTILYLMAGLTVVLAMKAVGILLVTALLILPPVTALQIARSFKMTLFVSSLAGVISVVLGIVLSFLFDFPAGATIVLINFIIFVSSFGYKSLFFKSTGQAG; encoded by the coding sequence ATGGATATTATTGATTTCTTGAATCATGGTTTTATTCAAAGGGCACTTATTGCAGGGGTATTTATCGCCATATTATGTTCTACCTTGGGTGTATTTTTGGTGCTGAGAAATCTCTCCTATATAGGAGATGGTTTAAGTCATGTTACCTTTGGGAGTGTTGCCCTTGGTATACTCTTTAAAACCTATCCTCTTTATGTGGCTATCCCAGTAGTTATGCTTGGAGCGCTGGCAATAATGAAAATCAAAGAAAAGACTCGACTTTTCAGTGATGCCACCATAGGAATCATCTCTTCCCTGGGTGTTGCATCAGGAGTATTTATTTCAAGCGTTGCAGGGGGGTTAAACATTGATCTGTTTAGCTATCTTTTTGGCAATATCCTTGCCATCAATAAAGGAGAGGTCATTATCTCCATAGTCATGTCCTTATGTATTGTCATGTTGATTAGAGTTTTATATCATGAGCTACTTTATATAACGTTTGATGAAGACTCAGCAAGGGTTTCAGGCATAAATGTAACTAAAATAAATACGATCCTTTATCTTATGGCAGGGCTTACAGTTGTTCTTGCCATGAAGGCAGTAGGCATCCTTCTTGTGACTGCCCTTCTTATATTGCCACCGGTGACTGCCCTGCAGATTGCCAGGAGTTTCAAAATGACCCTTTTTGTGTCTTCCCTGGCAGGTGTTATTTCTGTTGTATTAGGGATAGTATTATCTTTTTTATTTGATTTCCCTGCAGGTGCCACCATAGTTTTGATAAATTTTATCATTTTCGTATCTTCCTTTGGATATAAAAGCCTGTTTTTCAAATCAACGGGACAGGCTGGTTAA
- a CDS encoding zinc ABC transporter substrate-binding protein, with product MKQKTYGFLLAFLFIFILGIYFSGCGKTEQKSQTHRIKIITTLFPLYDFTKNLAKDRADVTLILPPGVEPHSFEPRAGDILKINSAHMLIYTGKFMEPWVEDIIKGIDNKGLLIVDSSIGIKLLTHKFHTHQHQKEHGHVKYKKQVDMDADPHIWLDLANAQLMVDNILAGLVKKDPVNRDFYEKNAQEYKTKLMELDKRFSTNLASCKKRIIVHGGHFAFGYLARRYNLQYISAYKGSPDAEPTLRHVAHMKKIIKDNDIKYIFFEELIMPRLAEVLAKETGAEILMLHGCHNIARDEMNRGVTFISLMEKNLENLSKGLECP from the coding sequence ATGAAACAAAAGACCTATGGGTTTTTATTGGCATTTTTGTTTATCTTTATTTTAGGTATTTATTTTTCTGGATGTGGGAAAACAGAACAGAAATCACAAACACATAGAATCAAGATTATAACAACCCTTTTTCCCCTATATGATTTTACAAAGAATTTGGCAAAAGATAGGGCAGATGTGACCCTGATTTTGCCTCCTGGAGTAGAGCCTCATAGTTTTGAACCAAGGGCAGGAGATATATTAAAGATAAACTCAGCCCATATGCTTATTTATACAGGGAAATTTATGGAACCGTGGGTAGAAGACATTATAAAAGGTATAGATAATAAGGGTCTATTGATAGTAGATTCAAGTATTGGTATTAAACTTTTAACCCATAAGTTCCATACACATCAACACCAAAAAGAACATGGCCATGTAAAATATAAAAAACAGGTAGATATGGATGCAGACCCTCATATTTGGCTTGACCTTGCCAATGCCCAGTTAATGGTGGATAACATACTTGCCGGACTAGTAAAAAAAGACCCAGTAAACAGGGACTTTTACGAAAAAAATGCACAAGAATATAAGACAAAACTTATGGAACTGGATAAAAGATTCAGCACTAATCTTGCATCATGTAAAAAAAGGATTATAGTTCATGGAGGCCACTTTGCCTTTGGATACCTTGCCAGAAGATACAATCTACAGTATATATCTGCCTATAAGGGATCCCCTGATGCTGAACCAACACTGAGACATGTGGCTCATATGAAAAAGATCATAAAAGACAATGACATTAAATATATCTTTTTTGAAGAGCTTATCATGCCAAGACTGGCAGAGGTCCTGGCAAAAGAAACAGGCGCCGAGATACTTATGCTTCACGGTTGTCACAATATAGCAAGGGATGAGATGAATAGAGGTGTGACATTTATCTCCCTCATGGAAAAAAATTTGGAAAATCTCAGCAAGGGGCTTGAATGTCCATAG